A genomic window from Quercus lobata isolate SW786 chromosome 10, ValleyOak3.0 Primary Assembly, whole genome shotgun sequence includes:
- the LOC115963939 gene encoding receptor-like protein kinase FERONIA — translation MGKGNRSNAYLWATLQPCFTSLYIAFLLHHVTSTVGSNSPFPYIPEDEINLDCGSSGNSTALDGRTWIGDENSIFFPVEHLQNNASLTASVVQQSSSATRVPYTTARLSLSPFSYIFSSVTAGQKLVRLYFYPATYGTFDRSKARFSVKAGPFTLLRNFNAALMADPDYDSGHDTIFREFCVNIEEGQRLNITLTPSDSNSFAFVNGIEILSMPTYLYYTPSDDQGLPFIGQEKLYQVVNGTALMMLYRINVGGSFISPAGDTGMFRSWNSDYKYLTEDLTSELPVSTIELNFSQIPPYTAPEEVYRTARTIGINRSSNKLYNLTWQLPVDSQFDYLVRLHFCEFQPEFKAVGDRRFLIFIANQTAEKAADVIRWSGGSGVPVYRDYAVSMFGLEGQKRVNLSIAISADPERYRGAILNGIEIFKVNDTYGNLAGPNPNTLPLTLPTATKSNNNRIKITAIVGGGISGIIVLLILGFLILRRAKTSWRWRRPFSFHTSKSTKTHGSLLPYLCRNFSLAEIKAATKNFDQNSIIGVGGFGDVYKGYIHVDGEATHVAIKRLKPGSQQGVQEFRTEIEILSQLRHHHLVSLIGYCNDGNEMILVYDFMPGGTLCSHLYDTDISHKTPLPWNQRLQICLGAARALNYLHIGAEHPIIHRDVKSTNILLDEKWTAKVSDFGLSKFGTTSTSKAHVSTAVKGSFGYLDPEYYRRQQLTEKSDVYSFGVVLFEVLCARPPIMHTVEHEEISLAEWALKCYRNGKLGQIVDPLLKAEIEPECLKKFGEIAVNCLHDNGTERPSMNDVVWGLELALQLQGSAEKAIFHGEQSFASKEYQDGLMSMFSEIMNPRGR, via the coding sequence ATGGGCAAGGGAAACCGAAGCAACGCGTATCTTTGGGCCACCCTCCAACCATGTTTCACATCTCTCTACATCGCCTTCTTGCTGCACCACGTGACCAGCACGGTCGGCAGCAACTCTCCCTTTCCTTACATACCAGAGGACGAAATTAACCTTGACTGTGGCTCCTCCGGCAATTCGACCGCACTAGATGGTCGGACCTGGATTGGAGACGAGAATTCTATATTCTTCCCAGTTGAACATCTTCAAAACAATGCATCTCTAACTGCAAGCGTTGTGCAGCAATCCTCCTCTGCTACCCGAGTACCCTATACAACAGCCCGCTTATCTCTCTCCCCATTCAGCTATATATTCTCATCAGTCACTGCAGGCCAAAAATTGGTTCGACTATACTTCTACCCAGCTACTTACGGCACCTTTGATCGCTCTAAAGCCCGATTTTCTGTCAAAGCTGGACCTTTTACTCTTCTTCGCAATTTTAATGCTGCGCTTATGGCAGACCCTGATTATGATTCCGGCCATGACACCATATTTAGAGAATTCTGTGTCAACATCGAGGAAGGTCAGAGGCTGAACATAACCTTAACTCCAAGCGATTCCAATTCATTTGCTTTTGTGAACGGAATTGAAATCTTGTCGATGCCTACTTATCTCTATTACACTCCGTCTGATGATCAAGGGCTCCCTTTTATCGGCCAAGAGAAGCTGTACCAAGTCGTTAATGGAACTGCTCTCATGATGCTATACAGAATAAATGTTGGAGGGAGCTTCATCTCACCCGCCGGAGATACAGGAATGTTCCGTAGCTGGAATTCGGACTACAAGTACTTGACAGAAGATTTAACATCTGAGCTACCAGTTAGTACTATTGAACTAAACTTCAGCCAAATACCTCCGTACACTGCACCGGAAGAAGTCTATAGAACTGCCCGCACTATAGGGATTAACCGATCCTCGAATAAGTTATACAATCTCACTTGGCAACTTCCCGTGGATTCTCAGTTTGATTACCTTGTTAGGTTACACTTCTGCGAGTTTCAACCAGAGTTTAAAGCGGTGGGCGACCGACGATTCCTCATTTTCATTGCAAATCAAACCGCTGAGAAGGCAGCCGACGTGATAAGATGGAGTGGTGGGAGTGGGGTTCCGGTATATAGGGACTACGCTGTGTCGATGTTTGGCTTAGAAGGCCAGAAAAGAGTGAACCTCTCTATCGCCATTTCTGCAGATCCTGAACGGTACAGGGGTGCAATCTTGAACGGTATCGAAATCTTCAAAGTCAACGACACCTATGGAAATCTCGCCGGACCCAACCCCAACACACTTCCGCTGACCCTTCCAACGGCAACAAAGTCAAATAACAATAGAATAAAAATAACGGCCATCGTCGGTGGCGGAATTTCCGGCATTATTGTTCTGTTGATTCTCGGATTCTTGATTCTCCGGCGAGCCAAGACTAGTTGGCGTTGGCGGCGTCCATTTTCTTTCCACACTTCCAAGTCAACAAAGACACACGGATCATTGCTACCGTATTTGTGCCGTAACTTCTCATTGGCTGAGATTAAAGCAGCCACCAAAAACTTTGACCAAAATTCCATTATTGGTGTTGGTGGGTTCGGTGACGTGTATAAAGGGTACATACACGTTGATGGTGAGGCCACCCATGTTGCGATCAAACGGTTGAAACCCGGTTCTCAACAAGGGGTCCAAGAGTTCAGAACAGAAATTGAGATACTATCTCAGCTCCGCCACCACCATCTCGTTTCTTTAATAGGATATTGCAATGATGGCAACGAGATGATCCTTGTGTATGATTTTATGCCTGGTGGGACTCTTTGTAGTCATCTCTACGACACTGATATAAGTCATAAGACACCTCTTCCGTGGAATCAACGCCTCCAAATCTGTCTTGGTGCGGCACGTGCGTTAAACTACTTGCATATAGGTGCAGAGCACCCTATCATTCATCGTGATGTTAAAAGCACAAACATTTTATTGGACGAGAAATGGACAGCCAAGGTGTCCGATTTTGGATTGTCAAAATTTGGTACTACTAGCACGTCCAAGGCCCATGTTAGCACAGCtgttaagggtagttttgggtaTTTGGATCCGGAATATTATCGACGCCAACAGTTGACAGAGAAGTCTGATGTGTACTCTTTTGGGGTGGTGTTGTTTGAAGTGTTGTGTGCAAGGCCACCCATCATGCATACGGTAGAGCACGAGGAGATAAGTCTAGCAGAGTGGGCCCTGAAATGTTATCGCAATGGGAAGCTTGGTCAGATTGTTGATCCATTATTGAAGGCTGAAATTGAACCAGAGTGTTTGAAGAAATTTGGCGAGATTGCAGTGAATTGTTTGCATGACAATGGAACCGAACGGCCATCAATGAATGATGTGGTGTGGGGTCTTGAGCTCGCATTGCAGTTGCAAGGGAGTGCAGAAAAAGCTATCTTCCATGGGGAGCAAAGTTTTGCTAGTAAGGAATATCAGGATGGATTGATGTCGATGTTTTCTGAGATTATGAATCCCAGAGGTCGATGA